TTGTACATTTCTTATCTTTTTAATCTGCATACCTTTATTTTCCAAATCAGCTTGATGCGTGATTTCCGTGATTGTTAAACTTCTAAAAGTAAGTGCTGTAGACGCGGCATTCATCATTTTAATTTTATACGCATAGGCTTCTTCAGGATATTGCATCGTAATCTCTCTTGACTTAACAATTTCAGTACTTAATTTCGTTCCATTTTTATTATAGAAAATGATAATAAAATATACAGAATGACTAGGTGTTGCATCAAAGTCGAAGTGTATGTGATAACGTTGGCCTCTACGTAATATTGGCAAGCTTGGCGCACTTTTATATTTCGAAAATTGCTTTAACATCAACCACTCATGAATAGGTAGCCCTGAAGGCATTAAAGGGTTAACGAAAGTCACTTCACCATTAGAGAATGACACTTTTGAACCATACATAAATGTTGTTTGTGAAATGTAATTCCATGTCACCTTAAATGTTTTATTTTTTAACATATTGACCTCTCCCAAACTTATCTTCCAAAATAATGTTATAAAAATTAACAAACCAATTTGCAATCGTCGGAGAATCATCATTATGTCTCCCTGGTATACTACGACTCATCACTCGTGCTTGGTGTTCTGTTAATATAGGCAATAAATCTTGAAAAGCATGTGGATCATAGTCATCATGTTGCATATATGCTATCGCAAATATAGTGTTTGACAATGATTTCTCTTGAAATGTTTGCCAGAATTTTTGATTTAACGCTTGAATAGACGCCCGTGAAGTGTCTCCTTCATTAGATACTAAAACGTCTAGCGCTGTACCAAATTCTTCCGGTCTCAGTAACCGCATGTGATCTGCAATTGTTCCAATATTAACTAGTGGTTTCCCGACTATAATTGCTTGCGGATCTAACTGGGCGCCATAGTACAAAGCACCAAATGAACCCATAGACAACCCGGATAATATCAGTTCATGTGAATTAAAGTTGAGTTTTTCTAAAGTTTGTTTAATGACATTTACAATACCTTTTTCATATTTAGGCGATCCAATATAAAAACTACCGCCTTCAATTCTAGGGTCACCAATAAGTAAAAAAGGCGCACCCATACGTTTCATCATGTAGTATCCTTCGAAACCTTCTGCTGTACGATAGCCACTAAAATATACATTTAATGGTGGCTTCATATCACCCGGATGGAAATAATATATAAATTCTTGTCTTTGATCATCGACAAAGCGTTCTCCACCTAATAAAAACTCGCCCATATCTAACCTAGACCACCGTTTATGTATAGGTCCTAAATTCACCGTTCCACTTCCACGAGCTTTAACGGTCACACTTATATATGCATCAAATGGTTTCGACGGTATCTCTAAAGGAATGTCTAATTCATCATTATTCAACACAATTTGTTCAACTAAACTTCCAGCTGCACCTGTTTGGATCAACCTAAACGTATATTGCAGCTCAACACTGCCTTCAATATCAAATTCCGGCCATATTTGAATCACTTTTTCTTTATCATAAACGAGGTTATTTTGCCATGAGGCGATAGGTTTCAACGCATCTCCAAAATTCCCCGATAATGTAAGTGCAGAA
This is a stretch of genomic DNA from Staphylococcus roterodami. It encodes these proteins:
- the asp2 gene encoding accessory Sec system protein Asp2, which codes for MPRKFKVLQIGGDDLESIFQNKKGVSWDYFDVGLFEFDSGYVEAIEAIVESEGHFDFIYIQAPYSKALMQMLQMISEPYNTYVDEAFWTHNFEQDQIVKKFFIQPLHYYDIQDRNNKLEAVCFSGQYGDKISPKLALVHPNFKGDIVYQGNSALTLSGNFGDALKPIASWQNNLVYDKEKVIQIWPEFDIEGSVELQYTFRLIQTGAAGSLVEQIVLNNDELDIPLEIPSKPFDAYISVTVKARGSGTVNLGPIHKRWSRLDMGEFLLGGERFVDDQRQEFIYYFHPGDMKPPLNVYFSGYRTAEGFEGYYMMKRMGAPFLLIGDPRIEGGSFYIGSPKYEKGIVNVIKQTLEKLNFNSHELILSGLSMGSFGALYYGAQLDPQAIIVGKPLVNIGTIADHMRLLRPEEFGTALDVLVSNEGDTSRASIQALNQKFWQTFQEKSLSNTIFAIAYMQHDDYDPHAFQDLLPILTEHQARVMSRSIPGRHNDDSPTIANWFVNFYNIILEDKFGRGQYVKK
- the asp3 gene encoding accessory Sec system protein Asp3; amino-acid sequence: MLKNKTFKVTWNYISQTTFMYGSKVSFSNGEVTFVNPLMPSGLPIHEWLMLKQFSKYKSAPSLPILRRGQRYHIHFDFDATPSHSVYFIIIFYNKNGTKLSTEIVKSREITMQYPEEAYAYKIKMMNAASTALTFRSLTITEITHQADLENKGMQIKKIRNVQGDNEILNVIITEPSDTYPTVTNDFLKAFDYVWVVDYWMDNEIEMNIKQLYHELRNHNEYKTINIISHGPKSNVFATNLSKKLQCKLYRTSHEDEDMKTWLNNHVLGNNESNDVNELVYFKEADDVHLSYMSRLMNPVRFLTYLDVSKLNGGEAHET